The following DNA comes from Microthrixaceae bacterium.
CCGTGACGAACTCGGCGAGACGCGTCTTCCAGGCCGCGTCCGCCGCGGCCACGCCTCGCGGCGCGATGGACGGCTCTGCGAGCCACCGGCTGAGCATCATGGCACGAAGGATCACGAGGTCGTCGACGGCGGACCGATCGAGTGGTGTGGCGGCGACCGTGTCGTACGACGAGAGGAAATCCCGGCGGAACGCTGAGAACAGCTCGCCGGCACCTCGCTCGACGGTGAGGTCGAACAGGGCGAGGTAGAGCGAGTTCGCCACGTCGTACTCGGCCGGTCCGACCCCACACTCGTCGAAGTCGAAGACTCGCACCTCGCCAGCGGACATCCGGAGGTTGTGGCTGCCGTAGTCGCCATGGAGGAGCGTGGGCAGGCGCCGACCCGTCGAAGCGCCGGACTCGCTCGAGGACCCGTAGCAGGGCGTCCGTCGCACTCGGGGGTGCGAGGGCGGCTGCTTCGACGTCGATGACGGCGAAGCGCGGGACATCGTCATGGGCGATCGAGCGACCGGCGTCGTGGATCAGCGCCAGCGTGGCACCGATCGCCTCGGTGTCGGCCGGCAGGAGCGGCGACGGTGCACGCCCGTCGGCGAACGCGAACAGCATCACATGGTCGAGGTGGCCGTCGACCCCGGGGAGCGACGAGATGATCGCTCCGTCGAGGTCGAGCGGCGCACACACTGCGGGCGCAATGCCGGCCAAGCGTCGTACGGCGGCGAGACGTCCCCGCAGCGCCGCGGCATCGACGGCGTCGGCCGACACGACCTTGATCACACGTCGGCGCCGTCGTGACGGGCGCGCCACACGGTGCTCTGATGCCCCCCGGCGAGCGCCTCGACATCGGTGATTCCCGGCAGCGTGGCTACTGCCGATCCCATGTCGCTCACGTTCCGACGCTAGTGGTTCGACGGCCCCGCGGAGGTCGACACGACCGTGGCGAACAATTTCGTCCATCGAGCAGGCGGCGCGTTCGGCGTGCGCCCGGAAGGAACAGCTCATGCGCAAAGCAGCGTTGACGACAGCGATCGTGATGGTCGTGGTGACCGGAGTCGCGTGCTCGAACGGATCGGTCGACGGCCCGGAGAGCTCCGCCGACGGGACCCGACCGGCACAGGTCGAGCCTGCCGAGCAGCGCGACGATGCACGCGTCCTCCGCGAGCTCGAGGCAGTTCGTGCGGCCTTGCCCGCCGACCCATCGCCTCCTCCGACGACGGGAAGGTACGGCTACTCGGTCTGGCGGTCCTACAGCGAGCCAGGTGGCATACGCGACGAGGTCGACGCGATCGTGCGAGCGCACCCGGATCGGGCACGGTCGATGGTGATCGGCACGTCGCATCTCGGCCAGGAGATCGTGGCCGTACGAGTGTCCTCGGACCTGTCGTCGGCGATCGGGGAGCGTCCCAGCGTCGTCCACCTCGCCGGCCAGCACGCGCGGGAGTGGATCGGCACGGAGATCGATCTGCGCCTCCTTCGCCTCTACCTGGACGGCACCGATCCCGACGGGGCACTTGCTCGCCAACCCGCAGCACCGACCTGTGGTTCGTTCCGGTCGCGAATCCCGACGGATACGACTACAGCTTCAGCACGGAACCGCTCTGGCGGAAGAACCTGCGGGACAACGATGGCGACGGCCAGATCACCGATGCCGACGGCGTGGACCTCAACCGCAACCTGCCGTACAAGTGGGGCTTCGACAACGAGGGGTCGTCTCCGCTGCCCGGCGCCCCGACGTACCGTGGCCCGTCTCCGGCGTCGGTGCCGCCTCCTACACCACGTCATGGGACTCACTCGGCCACCTCGCCACCATGTCGTATCCATCGGGGAGGAACTCGCGATCTGGGCTTCAGGCACCGCCACGAGACCGCACTCCACGGCCAGGTCGGTGACGAGCGACTCGAACATCGCTGACCCATTGTGAGGGGTAGCGACGAAATGCTTGTGGTCGGACCCACGCCAGGTCGCCGCAGGTTCGAACTCCAGGAGGAGGCATTCGTTGCCCATCTCACTCCCAGCAGCGACGACCGTGGCCTGAGAACGCGTGTCGTCGTGCCCGTCGGCCGTGAGGTCCCACGGATCGCTCACAAAAACGTCGAGATGCAGCCCCAGCAGACTCGACGCAGCGATCACCACCGGCAGGATAGGAGTCACGGACGACTACGCAGAAGGGCAGGCGACGGTGAACACGTCCGAAGGCTGCGGTCGGTCGTCGGCCGGTCGGCAAGTCAGAATACCGGTCGTGCGAGCGGGAGTAGGCGTGGTCACAATTTGGTCACACACTTCCCGAAACTCGCCAACAGCGGTCGACAGCGGCCGAACTCGCCAGTCCTCGAAACGCCCAATTCGTGGGCATTCTGAGGGCCGCCGGCATTGGCTGACACCCGCTGCACGCACCTTCCGCCGGAGTTCGAGTCATCTGACCGACTCGTAACCACGCGGCTGCGAGTCCTCGCAGATCGACGAACGATGCCCGTCTCAACCGAGTTCCAGCGCCGCGATCGCCTTACGTTTCCCGGCGTCGGTTCGTCCGTCGTAATGCAGGCGCAGGGTCGACTCACTGTTGCCGAGTATGTCCGCGACGGTGCGGTAGGACTCGCCGGCATCGAGCATCGAGGTTGCGGCGAAATGGCGCAGATGGAGGAGCGTGATAGGCGAGGTCCCTCGACTGGCAGCCCACCGCCCGGTCAACGACTCGGGCCGCAGGGGAAGATGCGCCGAGCCGGCCGACGGGAATACGAAGTCGGTCACCTTCGTCGGCCTACCGAGCCGTGTGCCCAGACGGTTTCGCTGCGCCTCGAACGCAATTACCGCTCGAGTCGTCAGCGGCACATCGCGCCAGTCGGACTGCTTCGTTGCCTTGCGCACCAGGCCCACGCCGGGACCGCCATCGGTGATGGCAGCTGCCACATGGATCTCGCCGGTCGTTAGATCGACGTCCTTCCACTGCAAGCCAAGGAGCTCACCTCGCCTCATCCCAGTGCTAGCGAGGATCATCGCGGCGTCGGCCAGCTCCGGATCGACCTCAGCAACATCCAACAGCAGATGGCGGACGTCGTCGAGAGTAGGGGAGTACGGCTTCGTCCTGGTCGTCTTCGGGCGGGTTGCGTCCTTCGAAGGGTTGGAATCGAGCAGACCCCGCTTGCGGGCAAGCTCGAGGGCTCTCGCGAGAACCGTCGCGCATCGTCGGATCCAGTCGTTCCCTCTGCCTGAGGTGCGCATGCCAGCGTAGAGGTGCTCGATCTCCTGCCACCCCAGCTTCGAGAGGCGGACGTTGCCGAACGGGCGTCCGTCCGGCATCTCGATCGCCTTCATCGTTCTGATCGCCGAACGAGACGTCAGGATCGTGCTGGGCGCGAGTTCGATCAAGCCCTGATCGATCGACTCCAAGTATTGGTCGAGTGCGGCGCCGACCGAATGAGCGCGGGTGCCCCCGGACGGAAGCCGACGCTCGTGGTCCGCGACTTTGAGGCGGGCCAACGCAACCTCGGCATCTCTTGCCGTTCCTTCGACCGTGCGTGAGACCCGGCGTCGGGCGCCGGTGACCGGGTCCCGCCCGATCTCGACGTCGATACGCCAGACGCCCTCGCGGACGAACGTCACGCCTCCGCTGCCTCGTTTTCTCCGTCGGGTACCGCTCGGCGCCACCCGCCGTGCGGCCGTTGAAGCGCCGCTCATGAACGGGATAGTAGAGCGAGTTAGTAGAGCGCGGAAGGGCCACTTGTGCCGTGAACCAACGAAACCCCCG
Coding sequences within:
- a CDS encoding tyrosine-type recombinase/integrase, translating into MTFVREGVWRIDVEIGRDPVTGARRRVSRTVEGTARDAEVALARLKVADHERRLPSGGTRAHSVGAALDQYLESIDQGLIELAPSTILTSRSAIRTMKAIEMPDGRPFGNVRLSKLGWQEIEHLYAGMRTSGRGNDWIRRCATVLARALELARKRGLLDSNPSKDATRPKTTRTKPYSPTLDDVRHLLLDVAEVDPELADAAMILASTGMRRGELLGLQWKDVDLTTGEIHVAAAITDGGPGVGLVRKATKQSDWRDVPLTTRAVIAFEAQRNRLGTRLGRPTKVTDFVFPSAGSAHLPLRPESLTGRWAASRGTSPITLLHLRHFAATSMLDAGESYRTVADILGNSESTLRLHYDGRTDAGKRKAIAALELG